Proteins from a genomic interval of Cottoperca gobio chromosome 8, fCotGob3.1, whole genome shotgun sequence:
- the naa60 gene encoding N-alpha-acetyltransferase 60: protein MSDVVPPTALSEVQLRFLCHDDIENVKLLCGDWFPIEYPDSWYQDITSNKKFFSLAATFRGGIVGMIVAEIKGRTKVHKEDGDILASSFPVETQVAYILSLGVVKDFRKHGIGSLLLDSLKEHISTTAQDHCKAIYLHVLTTNNTAIHFYENRDFRQHHYLPYYYSIRGVLKDGFTYVLYINGGHPPWTIFDYIQHIGSTLASLSPCSIPQRLYRQAQSLLRSLLPWSNIASKTGIQYSRTM, encoded by the exons ATGAGTGACGTGGTGCCTCCCACAGCTCTCAGTGAAGTCCAGCTCCGCTTCCTTTGCCACGATGACATAGAGAATGTCAAGCTGCTTTGTGGTGATTGGTTCCCAATCGA GTACCCAGACTCATGGTATCAGGACATCACCTCCAACAAGAAGTTCTTCTCCCTCGCTGCCACCTTCAGAGGAGGCATCGTGGGAATGATTGTGGCCGAGATCAAAGGCCGGACCAAAGTACACAAAGAG gatgGAGACATCCTGGCCTCCAGTTTCCCCGTGGAAACACAGGTAGCCTACATCCTCAGCCTGGGAGTGGTCAAAGACTTCAGGAAACATGGCATAG GCTCCCTACTGCTGGACAGTTTGAAGGAGCACATATCAACGACAGCCCAGGACCATTGTAAGGCAATCTACCTACACGTCCTCACCACCAACAACACTGCCATCCACTTCTATGAGAACCGGGACTTCAGGCAGCACCACTATCTGCCCTACTACTACTCTATACGAGGCGTCCTCAAAGATGGATTCACATATGTGCTCTACATCAATGGGGGTCATCCACCCTGGACAATATT TGACTATATCCAGCACATCGGTTCAACCCTGGCCAGCCTGAGCCCCTGCTCCATCCCTCAGAGGCTGTACCGGCAGGCCCAGTCCCTGCTGCGCTCTCTGCTCCCCTGGTCCAACATCGCCTCCAAGACCGGCATACAGTACAGCAGAACAATGTGA